One genomic segment of Carassius carassius chromosome 21, fCarCar2.1, whole genome shotgun sequence includes these proteins:
- the LOC132097854 gene encoding long-chain-fatty-acid--CoA ligase ACSBG2-like isoform X1: MHLTACEPTAMSTAVVMDHSGADASLLQSCGTADSLASLEDATAESTANESSEEESACAREEQSNTKAQQSTHTESGAAPRPNSLSLPAKGIELWTTHRDGEVKLRIGESGPEAEPPLTVNQMFTSTVQRFGNYNALGWKDGEQWKTMTYNEYYKSCRTAAKSFLKLGLERYHGVGILGFNAVEWFIADIGAILAGGFAVGIYTTNSPEACQYVAENCQANILVVENHKQLQKVLQVQDKLPHLKAIIQYKDELKEKKPNLYTWAEFMDLGREEPDTQLDDIISSQKPNQCCTLIYTSGTTGQPKGVMLSHDNLTWTAFATGRDVTLTDADKLQEVVVSYLPLSHIAAQMIDIWLPMKAGGVTYFAQPDALKGSLANTLREIRPTAFMGVPRVWEKMQEKMKSIGAKSSTVRRKVASWAKDVGLQTNLNKMELNGSLSRKPLNYRLAKRLVFRKVRKALGLDRCTRCYTGAAPITKDTLEFFLSLDIPLFELYGMSESSGPHTISVSDAFRLTSCGKVIPGCKTKIFNPDADGNGEICFWGRHVFMGYLNMLDKTEEALDADGWLHSGDLGKHDQDDFLFITGRIKELIITAGGENIPPVPIEDAVKEAVPLISNSMLIGDKRKFLSMLLTIKCQVNNETGSPEDELTPEAVELCRKLGSNSTRVSEIAGGRDRVVHAAIQEGINRVNEKATSNAQRIQKWTVLEKDFSIPGGELGPTMKLKRPVVTKMYKDQIENFYKEVLTPATPDNPLPPK, from the exons GTGCCGCCCCTCGTCCCAACTCGCTCTCCCTGCCCGCTAAGGGCATAGAGCTCTGGACGACACACAGGGATGGAGAGGTGAAGCTCAGGATTGGTGAGTCCGGCCCTGAGGCTGAACCCCCGTTGACTGTGAACCAGATGTTCACTTCTACAGTCCAACGCTTTGGCAACTACAACGCGCTGGGCTGGAAAGATGGAGAGCAGTGGAAAACCATGACATACAACGAGTACTACAAGTCTTGCCGCACTGCTGCCAAGAGCTTCCTCAAG CTTGGTCTGGAGCGGTACCACGGCGTCGGTATCCTCGGGTTTAACGCTGTCGAGTGGTTTATTGCTGACATCGGGGCTATTTTAGCTGG GGGGTTTGCTGTGGGGATCTACACCACCAACTCACCCGAGGCGTGCCAGTATGTGGCGGAGAACTGCCAGGCCAACATCCTTGTGGTGGAAAACCACAAACAGCTTCAGAAGGTCTTGCAG GTCCAGGACAAATTACCGCACCTAAAAGCCATTATCCAATACAAAGATGAGCTGAAAGAGAAGAAGCCCAATCTCTACACG TGGGCAGAGTTTATGGACCTGGGCCGCGAAGAGCCTGATACTCAGCTGGATGATATCATCAGCTCCCAGAAACCCAATCAGTGCTGCACACTGATCTACACATCCGGAACCACGGGCCAGCCAAAGGGAGTCATGCTTAGTCACGACAAT CTCACATGGACAGCATTTGCAACGGGCCGAGATGTGACCCTGACAGATGCAGATAAGCTACAGGAAGTGGTCGTGAGTTACCTGCCACTCAGCCACATTGCTGCACAGATGATTGACATCTGGCTTCCCATGAAAGCAGGAGGAGTCACATACTTTGCACAGCCTGATGCACTAAAG GGTTCTTTGGCTAACACTCTACGAGAAATACGTCCTACCGCGTTCATGGGTGTGCCGCGGGTGTGGGAGAAGATGCAGGAAAAGATGAAGTCGATTGGAGCCAAATCGTCCACCGTGCGCCGAAAGGTGGCGTCCTGGGCCAAAGACGTGGGCCTGCAGACCAACCTCAACAAAATGGAGCT TAATGGCAGCCTGTCCAGAAAGCCATTAAACTATCGACTGGCGAAGCGTCTGGTGTTCCGGAAGGTTCGGAAGGCGCTGGGACTGGATCGCTGTACGAGGTGCTACACGGGAGCAGCTCCCATAACCAAAGACACACTGGAGTTTTTCCTCAGTCTGGACATTCCTCTGTTTGAGCTCTATGGCATGAGCGAGAGCTCTGGACCGCACACCATCTCCGTGTCCGATGCCTTCAGACTCACCAG CTGTGGAAAGGTGATTCCAGGCTGCAAGACAAAGATCTTCAATCCTGATGCCGATGGCAATGGAGAGATTTGTTTCTGGGGCCGTCATGTGTTCATGGGCTACTTGAATATGCTTGATAAAACCGAAGAGGCTCTGGATGCAGATGGCTGGCTGCACTCGGGTGACCTCGGAAAACACGACCAGGATGACTTCCTGTTTATCACCGGACGCATTAAAG AATTGATCATCACAGCCGGAGGTGAAAATATTCCCCCAGTGCCCATTGAGGATGCTGTTAAAGAGGCCGTTCCGCTCATCAGCAATTCCATGCTTATCGGAGACAAGAGAAAGTTCCTCTCCATGCTGCTCACCATTAAG TGTCAGGTAAACAACGAAACGGGCTCTCCCGAAGACGAACTGACTCCTGAGGCGGTGGAGTTGTGTCGTAAACTCGGCAGCAACTCCACGCGAGTCAGCGAGATCGCCGGTGGCCGTGACCGAGTCGTACACGCGGCTATTCAAGAAGGCATCAACCGCGTCAACGAGAAAGCCACCTCTAACGCCCAGCGCATCCAGAAATGGACCGTTTTGGAGAAGGATTTCTCAATCCCTGGCGGAGAGCTGG GGCCCACGATGAAGCTCAAGAGGCCAGTGGTCACGAAGATGTACAAAGACCAGATTGAGAACTTTTACAAAGAAGTCTTGACCCCAGCCACCCCAGACAACCCTTTGCCTCCTAAATAG
- the LOC132097854 gene encoding long-chain-fatty-acid--CoA ligase ACSBG2-like isoform X2, producing the protein MSTAVVMDHSGADASLLQSCGTADSLASLEDATAESTANESSEEESACAREEQSNTKAQQSTHTESGAAPRPNSLSLPAKGIELWTTHRDGEVKLRIGESGPEAEPPLTVNQMFTSTVQRFGNYNALGWKDGEQWKTMTYNEYYKSCRTAAKSFLKLGLERYHGVGILGFNAVEWFIADIGAILAGGFAVGIYTTNSPEACQYVAENCQANILVVENHKQLQKVLQVQDKLPHLKAIIQYKDELKEKKPNLYTWAEFMDLGREEPDTQLDDIISSQKPNQCCTLIYTSGTTGQPKGVMLSHDNLTWTAFATGRDVTLTDADKLQEVVVSYLPLSHIAAQMIDIWLPMKAGGVTYFAQPDALKGSLANTLREIRPTAFMGVPRVWEKMQEKMKSIGAKSSTVRRKVASWAKDVGLQTNLNKMELNGSLSRKPLNYRLAKRLVFRKVRKALGLDRCTRCYTGAAPITKDTLEFFLSLDIPLFELYGMSESSGPHTISVSDAFRLTSCGKVIPGCKTKIFNPDADGNGEICFWGRHVFMGYLNMLDKTEEALDADGWLHSGDLGKHDQDDFLFITGRIKELIITAGGENIPPVPIEDAVKEAVPLISNSMLIGDKRKFLSMLLTIKCQVNNETGSPEDELTPEAVELCRKLGSNSTRVSEIAGGRDRVVHAAIQEGINRVNEKATSNAQRIQKWTVLEKDFSIPGGELGPTMKLKRPVVTKMYKDQIENFYKEVLTPATPDNPLPPK; encoded by the exons GTGCCGCCCCTCGTCCCAACTCGCTCTCCCTGCCCGCTAAGGGCATAGAGCTCTGGACGACACACAGGGATGGAGAGGTGAAGCTCAGGATTGGTGAGTCCGGCCCTGAGGCTGAACCCCCGTTGACTGTGAACCAGATGTTCACTTCTACAGTCCAACGCTTTGGCAACTACAACGCGCTGGGCTGGAAAGATGGAGAGCAGTGGAAAACCATGACATACAACGAGTACTACAAGTCTTGCCGCACTGCTGCCAAGAGCTTCCTCAAG CTTGGTCTGGAGCGGTACCACGGCGTCGGTATCCTCGGGTTTAACGCTGTCGAGTGGTTTATTGCTGACATCGGGGCTATTTTAGCTGG GGGGTTTGCTGTGGGGATCTACACCACCAACTCACCCGAGGCGTGCCAGTATGTGGCGGAGAACTGCCAGGCCAACATCCTTGTGGTGGAAAACCACAAACAGCTTCAGAAGGTCTTGCAG GTCCAGGACAAATTACCGCACCTAAAAGCCATTATCCAATACAAAGATGAGCTGAAAGAGAAGAAGCCCAATCTCTACACG TGGGCAGAGTTTATGGACCTGGGCCGCGAAGAGCCTGATACTCAGCTGGATGATATCATCAGCTCCCAGAAACCCAATCAGTGCTGCACACTGATCTACACATCCGGAACCACGGGCCAGCCAAAGGGAGTCATGCTTAGTCACGACAAT CTCACATGGACAGCATTTGCAACGGGCCGAGATGTGACCCTGACAGATGCAGATAAGCTACAGGAAGTGGTCGTGAGTTACCTGCCACTCAGCCACATTGCTGCACAGATGATTGACATCTGGCTTCCCATGAAAGCAGGAGGAGTCACATACTTTGCACAGCCTGATGCACTAAAG GGTTCTTTGGCTAACACTCTACGAGAAATACGTCCTACCGCGTTCATGGGTGTGCCGCGGGTGTGGGAGAAGATGCAGGAAAAGATGAAGTCGATTGGAGCCAAATCGTCCACCGTGCGCCGAAAGGTGGCGTCCTGGGCCAAAGACGTGGGCCTGCAGACCAACCTCAACAAAATGGAGCT TAATGGCAGCCTGTCCAGAAAGCCATTAAACTATCGACTGGCGAAGCGTCTGGTGTTCCGGAAGGTTCGGAAGGCGCTGGGACTGGATCGCTGTACGAGGTGCTACACGGGAGCAGCTCCCATAACCAAAGACACACTGGAGTTTTTCCTCAGTCTGGACATTCCTCTGTTTGAGCTCTATGGCATGAGCGAGAGCTCTGGACCGCACACCATCTCCGTGTCCGATGCCTTCAGACTCACCAG CTGTGGAAAGGTGATTCCAGGCTGCAAGACAAAGATCTTCAATCCTGATGCCGATGGCAATGGAGAGATTTGTTTCTGGGGCCGTCATGTGTTCATGGGCTACTTGAATATGCTTGATAAAACCGAAGAGGCTCTGGATGCAGATGGCTGGCTGCACTCGGGTGACCTCGGAAAACACGACCAGGATGACTTCCTGTTTATCACCGGACGCATTAAAG AATTGATCATCACAGCCGGAGGTGAAAATATTCCCCCAGTGCCCATTGAGGATGCTGTTAAAGAGGCCGTTCCGCTCATCAGCAATTCCATGCTTATCGGAGACAAGAGAAAGTTCCTCTCCATGCTGCTCACCATTAAG TGTCAGGTAAACAACGAAACGGGCTCTCCCGAAGACGAACTGACTCCTGAGGCGGTGGAGTTGTGTCGTAAACTCGGCAGCAACTCCACGCGAGTCAGCGAGATCGCCGGTGGCCGTGACCGAGTCGTACACGCGGCTATTCAAGAAGGCATCAACCGCGTCAACGAGAAAGCCACCTCTAACGCCCAGCGCATCCAGAAATGGACCGTTTTGGAGAAGGATTTCTCAATCCCTGGCGGAGAGCTGG GGCCCACGATGAAGCTCAAGAGGCCAGTGGTCACGAAGATGTACAAAGACCAGATTGAGAACTTTTACAAAGAAGTCTTGACCCCAGCCACCCCAGACAACCCTTTGCCTCCTAAATAG